In Gossypium arboreum isolate Shixiya-1 chromosome 3, ASM2569848v2, whole genome shotgun sequence, the sequence tataataTCGTGTCAGAGCTCTCCTTTATTACATAGTATTATGAAAGCTACATAACcagtgctcatccaatgaccttgttataAGTGTGTTATTGTCATAAGATATCTTTAATCTTTTTGGGATAAatccgttctcccaatatgatcctattttatcttatggtaacCATTATGTATTCCTTCATGAAAAATCAATTACTATAAAATAGTAATTAGAATTAATGTTATTAGGATTtaagtatttttaatatatgaCTCGTCGATTTTGAGGTGAAAATATCAAAATTGTTATTTAGATTaactatttaaaaattatttaaaattcatatattattatattaaattatttaaatatcacgtaccattgtatttaaaattttaaaatattttatgtttaattatattaaattatttaaatgtttgGTATTATAATACAATTGGAAACCATAGGAATTAGGAAGaataaaacaataaatttaaACATTGTTGGAAAAAAGAGTCTTAAAGTGAACTTTTAATAAAATTGACTACCGCATATCCGCTAATTTTGAATCAATATCCTTTTCATAATCTTATCAtaatcatatattttattattactactacttttgcttttggataaaatatatttttgaatttaatctttaaatttttacataaccaaattaaaatatatttttaatttaatgtattttcaGCAATGTTCAAACTTGTATTCCTTCATCGGAAGTGTAATGTATCTTATTATTGCACTGAACACTTGTTCATAGATATAAATTTGTTATACTAGCATAACATTCAATATGTGCAAAGATCATATTATATCCGTCAATTAATCATTAATAAATACAATGCAAAATGAATGAACatatttaatattcaatttcCTTATGTATCTGGCTCGAGAGGTTGGTGTTCTCCTCCACATGGGTGGCTATTATTTAACGTTAGTGGAACTGCTTCTGAGGGTGCTTCGGGCTGTGGAGGCGTGATGAGGCGGTAGGTAGTGTTAGAGATATATTCTCGGGCCCTTGTGACGCTTGTGATGCTGTCACATCTGAATTAGGAGCTGTCATTACAGCGTTGGACATTTTTTCTGAGTTAGATTGGAAGGGAGGCTCTTTAATTGTTGAAATGGGCTCGAGGTTGGTTTTTAACTGGGTTCTGGATAAAACAAGGAGACCTTGGTCGAAACGAGCTATATTTGCAGACTTAGAAAGGAGGATTGCCTGTGTTGGAAAGATATCATTTTCTATTGCTAATATAAACGGGAATGAAATGGCTGAATCACTAGCAACTGTTGGTATGCGTAGGCCTTGTTTGTTTAAGGCTTGGTGGTGAGCTGGGTTTAGTTTTCTTTAGAATGTTTGAGAATTGGGGAGTGTTTTGGTATGAGTCTAGAGGGTATTTCATTGTTTGGGTGGTCTATCATTGTTTGGTTGTTGTGTCTGTTGATCAGAGAGAGATTTTTTGGAGGGAATTTCATTTTTGTTTGGTGTTTTTGATAGGCTCTGTTTTATGAGTGGTTCTTTTTGGCTGATTGGGGATAGGTGGTGTTTATGAGATATTTTTGTATGTTATTTTCTGTTCTATGATAGTGTTCTACTAttattgagcaaaaaaaaaaaaaattccttatGCATCATACATTGATAATGTCACTGTTAAGGTTGGTTTGTGACAATAGATTGTGTTAACGTTTCAATTATTttgcaaaagaagaaaaatggttcgAGGCATTAGAATAACTATGTAatctatttattaaaaaataatttttaatcttgtaaaattaaaatacataccCCGTTAATGTGGATTAATCCAAGtggaaggaaaaaaataaaataaaaatgctcCATCACCTAATTTCTAAGGACCATGAGAAAGAACAAAATCCAAAGTTGGAAAAGTGCGTTCCTTCATCAGTCAATGACGTCTCATTGCTATTGCTTTTGCTTTTGGATAAAAGGtaacttttttaaatttaatcttcAAATTTCTTTTGTTCACATTACTTTTAGAATCTATTTTCCACTCCAGTTTAAGTTAATTTGAGGATGTAGCACTTATATTGTATCATGTTATCACATAcaccaaaattgaaaaaaattaacaaattcaaacacaaacataaaccaaaaatattgaTGAACCAAGTCAAGAAAACTTGAGTTCAATGACTAAATGATGCCTTCTCTCTTTTACTTTTTCCATTATCATTAGTATTATACTAGATTTTACGTAACGAGGTAAAGTTGTACAAGCCTATTCTATTTTGTAGTCACTATGAATATTTATTTTTTGTATCTTTTATATATGTTTTTCGAACCATATTAAGGATTCGTGGTTGTCCCTACCTATAATtctatttttaaagttttaatttgTGTTTTCTCCTTAAGAGTGCAATGTGCTTTACTATTGCACCCAACAATTATTAGTGAGTATAAATTTGCCATGATGGCACAACAGCCAATATTTACAAAAATCGTATCATATTCGTCAATTAGTTATTGGTAAATACACTTCAAAATGAGCGAaatatttaatattcaatttcCTTATGCATTATATCTTGGATATGTCCATATTAAAGTCGGTTTGTGACGATAAATCGTGTTAATGTTTTAATTGTTTTGCAAAATGAGAAAATGGGTAAAAGGAATTAGAGTTTGTACTTTGAGGAACCCTCTGATGCTAAAATTGGGGTATTGGTTTAGGGAGAGTGAAAAATAAAGCAGAGTGGTTTTAAAGGTTATAAAGTTTAAAGTTTAGAGTACTTGACTTCTAAGGTCATTAGTGGAATTGTCTTATATATTCTCATAGTGTTTCTTTCGAATTTTGTGTTTTGGACATTAAGCTTGTTGAAGTTTTGGATGCTACTTTGCAGCTCTTGAAATGGGGGGTTATAAAATTGTGTGGGGAAGATACAACACTAGATTGGGTTAGAGGCATTAATTCCAAAGTTAATGGAATGATCTGAGATGATTCGGGTGATCAGTTGGGTGCATGGAGCTATCTTATATCTCCATTGGCAACTTCACCTTAGTTAGTACAAGGATTAGCTGAATAACAAGAGAATATGGATCGTTATAGCATCGAGCCACTCGACATCATTCTTTTTTGGTTGCTTTAAACTCTTCAACATGGCTATTTGCTCAGCAGGATCGACTAATTTGAGGTGTCTAATAGTCACTAATCCTCATCGTATTTTTTGCTCACTTATTGGTTGTTATATTCTGATAACGAAGAGAAATGGCTGTGTcatgaatataaattatattaggGTTTATATTAACTTAAGAATCAATAAGTATAATATATTCCAAGTGAACTTACTCTTCAATGGTAATAAAAAATATGAATGTCCTCTTCAATGCTTCAACTTTAGAATCTCTTCTTTCTCCTTTGCTAAGCTTCCTTTATCCACTCTCTCTACTCAAAGATACAAAACACATACAAGTACATGATTAAAATACGTACTCAACATCAAATGGCCATTAAATAGCTAATCAACTAATTGAGAATCATGAACATGTAACCTATTTGTCACTTGGTCTCTAACGTTGGAAATTTATATAAATTGTTTCCGACCTTAGAAATATAATCTATTGACGTCAGAAGTTAaccaaattcataaaaatatttaaataccgcctacaattatatttaaaattttaaaatatttcatgttAAATTACTTAAATGTTTGATATTATAATTCAATTGGAAACCATAGGAATTaggaagaataaaataataaatttaaacatTGTTGAAATAAAAGGCTCTTAAAAGTaaactttttaataaaaaaaatgactTTCATATCCTATTATCGATATTTTTATATGAATAGAATATCGTTATTTTAAACTCATTTTCGAGCCGGGTTGGACCTAAGCCTAAAAAACGGGCTTGATTTTTTTTTGCACTGACCCGACTTGACCCATGATCAACTCTAGTTACGTGGGACCAAAAttgcaaattaaaaaaaatcaaaacatagCAAAAACACAAAATTCTTTAAGAGTTAGAATTAATTGTACTAGAAATCTTCCAATTATGATTTTCATTCTAAATtagtccacaaacttcaaaactTTATAATTATATCCCCAAACTATTGATGGTATCCTTCTATTATTGAAACCATTAACTTAATCATTAAATGTCATGTAAAATGTTatatgacataatttaaaataaaaattaaaaaaaataaaacgttgctacataatttttaaaataaaaataaaactaaaaaaaatgagTGCGAATAATAGTTTatattaaaactttaaaataaaaatttttacaatatatttttaaaattttcattttaaaattttcattttaaattatttcacaatttctagAGTTGGGGGGTTTAGAGGTGAGGGGTTCTTCTTTGCTATCATATTGGATGTTGTAATAATTAGTACCGGTGAAAGTGTTACCTAGGACATTAGTAGTAGCGAAAGTCCCATTATAAAGAGTATCTTTTTGAGTGAACACGAAGGGAACATCGCACGTGCCATTAGTCATCTTAAGATACACCGTCACCTTAGTCATGGGCGGCACACTAACTTGGAGCGTAACTTCCATGTCGGTGGTCGTCGTCTTGGTCTTTCCCCACTCGATTCCTGTTTCGTATTTGAGAGATATTTCGACACCCGTTTCACCGATGAATGGAACCCCGACTTGGAATGTAGCTTTGGTTTCGAGATCTAGTGTAAAAGGAGCTAGCCAAGTACTGGTATTGGTCTCACTATAGGAAAGTTTCACATCGAGTGTGTTGGCTTGGGTGGTACGGTTAGTGGCGGAATTCTGGGCCACAACAAGGACCTTTTCGTTATAGACCCGAGCATTTTCTGTGTCGTATCGGACATTATAAATCGTCCTTGACAACACAGGCTCTATAACACGTAGGTAGGCTTCTTTAGTAATAGAAGTGTCGGTTGCAGCAAGGAAATCGGTCATTACCCTGGTTATGTCGCGCTCGCAGTTGCAGAACTTTTCGTTGCCGACGTTGAGCAGAGCTATGGTCTTGCTGTCGACTTTGAAGGCACGAAAATGAGTGTCCTTATCGTTACCTACACTGTCATCAGAATCTGCCTGAATATTATTCTGTCTACTCCTCCAGAACATATCGGAAGAAACCAGCTTGATCCGGATGTCACCATTCTTCATATAGAAAACCTTCATTGTCACAGAGTGACCACCAACATCCTTACTCGAGAATTCTAATGACGATTGACCCTCAACTTCTGTAAGACGAAGGAACCTATTATTGTTTCCTTTGAAAGCAACGTAGCGGGGCAGAATCACCAACGTCTCCCAATCAATAACTTTGAAGATATGATCGCGATTAGCCGCAACTTGATTGTGGTTTGCCAACACGCCACGACCGAGTTCTGATGTATCCAATGACCATAAGCATAAATAGTGTCCAGATTGAACATGGACAAATCGATAATTTTTATTTACGGAGTCTTCCATGATAGCCTTGAACAATGTGCATGACTCCTTAGATCGGTCTTCTTCCGGCTTATCGGCGGTTATAGTAATCCAATACTCCTCATTTGGTCTTTTGGTGATGGAAAGATTATGAGTTCGTTCCAAATATTTGTTGTTGGTACAGCTCCTTATATGCACCAGCCCATCTTTAGCGAACTCCACTTCGAATTTCGCATTTGCGCTCACAACCTTGAGTTCGGTGAACTCGGCATAGCCATTGAAGTTGCCATTGTCGTGTTTGTAGCCGAGGTATGTTGGGGCACGGAGGGTTTTGAGAACGATGAACCTTGGCAATGTCATTTTCACGAACAAAGTGTCTCTCTCGATGGCTTTTTTCACTCTTGTGCTTATGCTTTGATTTGCCCTAAACCACAAGGGCATAGCTATTTAAAGATAAAAACTTGGTGCTATTCTTGCCTTAGGGAAGCATGTGTATCAAGTTCCTAAGCTTTTTCTTGTTGGAAACAAACGAATCATTGAAGGATTTACAAATAAATGTTTTTTTAGCCAAAAAGAAATGTAAGttataaacaataaataaaatgaaaaaaaaaaggttggatCTAAGAATTGAGTTTTGTTTTATTTGTGGACAATCTAGGTTTAAAAGTACAACTTTAATTGAGGAAAATCCATATTTAAATCtacaaaattataatatttactAATAGATGTTAAGGAAACAAAAAAGTTTGAAGTGGGGTATGCCCCTAAATTTCTTTCATTAgagtaaatttataattaaagttTTTATGTTGAAGATATGGTTACTAACATTTCCAATTGGTTACATTTTGGTCATTGAGATGAGAAGTTTAGGTtaagttgaaaattttttaaggtAAATTACACAAATAGATAGAAGTTGAGCAATTTATACTGAAGTTTTCATCTCAAATGATTATATAAAATGCAATATTAGTTTGTCATTACACTTTTATGGCAATTAAAGAATCAATGACTAAAATGCAACAAATTGATAATGCTAGTGATCATATCATATGCCACATCAAACTTGTCGTTAAACCATTAAAGGTAGTTAATGATTCAGTGACCAAAATGTAACAAATCtataacattaatcattatatcgtAACTATTTAACCTTTGGTAATCAAAACATTACAATCCCAAAAGGTATTAAAGGTATTTTTCATCCCAAAAGAAATACCAAATTACAATCAAAAGTGTTTTTCtactcaaaaataataattaagattTAAGTATTTTTAGTATATGACTGGTAGATTTTGAAGTGAAATTATCAAAATTGTTATTTATAttaactaattaaaattaaaattaatttaaatatcatttattattatattaaattatttaagtaTCGCGTATCAttatacttaaaatttaaaatatttcatgtatcaataattttgaagaaaaatcatgtttaattatattaaGATATTTAAATGTTTGATATTATAATACAATTGGAAACCATAGGGATTaggaagaataaaataataaatttaaacatTGTTGAAAGTAAAgtgaacttttaaataaaaatgactacCGCATATCatctaattttgaattaatatcctatcatcattattattatatgaatagaATATCGAAAGTGGgagggaaaaaaaataaaaagggctCCATCACCTAATTTCTAGGGACCATAAGAAAGAACAAAATCCAAAGCTGGAAAAGTGTGTTCCACCATCGATCAATGACGCCTCATTGCTATTGCTTTTGCTTTTGGATAAAAGGTaacttttttaaatttcttttctaCACAGTACTTTTTGGAATCTTTTTCATTCCAGTTTATATTAATGTGAAGATGTGGCATTTATATTATCTCTTattatctaaaaataataattttttttttgtaaaaaattgGGTGATAACATGATGCAACTAAGAATATCACATCATTCCATAGACTAAAATTAAGGAAATTTGTCAAATTCAAGCACTAATATGGACCAAAAAATTTGATGAACCAAGTTGAgaaaactctcttttgctttttCCATCATCTTTAGCGTTTTACTAGATTTTACATAACAATGTAAAGTTATGTAAGCCTATTCTATTTCGTAATCATTATGGATATATTTTTTTGTATCTTTCATGTATGTTTTTTGGTCCATGTAAAAGATTCGTGGTTGCCTTTATCAATAATTCCTCTTTAAGGTTCGAACTTGTGTTCTCCCATTAGGAGTGCAATGTTGTAATGCCCAACAATTCTTATCTCAGCTTTTGTGAAAATGCGATACAATTAGGAATTTGCTTCAATGGTTGGGTATTTTaagtgtgtgtgagaggtcccaagttcaagctttaTCTTTGGTAAATTTTGGGTATTTTTTTTGACTTAAGCCTTATACTTCTTCGGCGgacttatattaaaatatttgtaaGACATTAttagaatgggcttgctggtctggtggttaagggaTGTGTTGGTATGCTGAAAGTCTACAGTTCGAATCTCACGCTCTGTGTGAGCGTGGGAGATTATTTTTGCTGTTAATGATGAGAGTTTCGGTTGAGTTGAAATTCTGTGGAAGTTGTTGAGTAGTGAGTTTTGGGAGTAAATCAGGGGATGAGTGGTTTATCCGGGATTTTTATCCTATTATGAGAAAATTTCTCAATGGTAATTCTACAattcaaatcaatataaaataaattcatgCAATGCATACATTCAAATCATAGTCCAACTGATGAAAATTTATATTCATTTCATATGTCTAAGCTCATATTCGTTTTAACATAATGATTCTTTATACTATTTTCTCATATAACATTCAATTTATTAGCATTTAATTCATAAGTTCCTATTCTCTTGAACTCTTCATAGCTCTTTCATACATATTCGGCCCCCAAGGCTCATTCTGAACTCAACCGAATAATATCACAATTCATATTGCAACAACATTTCATTTCATTATCATTTAATCAATTCTTTTATATTAACTAGACACAAACTCGATATGGTTACGCGGATCTATCACCTCAGGTTACTTGACAACGACGAcactatatcaaaatataatatcaCCCCTGATTGCTTAACAATAATAGTTTTCTCAACTCTATTAATTTGTTACCCCGTGTTGCCCGAAAACAATGACTCAATACATAATGTTTACCACCCGGATTGCCCGAAAATGGTGGCTTTACTCAATACTCTAtccttatggcatgccaactatatccgataTAGTCTGAACAGCTAATAGGGTAACCAAATTCCAATTCATTATTCCATTCAATTTATGCTTTAACATGCTAATTTCAGAAAACAATAATCAATGTAATATGTAATTCAACATGTTCCAgctcaatttcataccaattgCATATATCAAGCAAGTCATGAAATTCTctattatattcaatttattgctttttcttttggataaaagtttattattttttaatttaatcattcatTTCTTTCTTCATATTAGTTTTGAAATTTGGTAAATTTTTTCAGTTTAGATCTATGTGATGTCGTAGCACTTTGATATTGCATCatataatcatttaaaatttattttttttgtaaaaaaaaactttttaggTGATAACATGACGTGACTAAGAGTATCCATTTTTACATAATGAGATAAAGTTATGTAGGTGTAATACCCTATACCCGACCCGATCATTGAATTTTTAGCTATTGTGTATTGCATTCATTGCCGAAGCAACTACGATTAAAATAgacacaatttcaatccatattaACATTCAATATGAACATTATAAGTAAACAAcataataaataaacatttacGGGTATTAtacaagcttacaaaagctcatAAGCTACCCAATTAAAAAAATCTCGTTCCTCTTCTATTTACTACTACGTAACAAATATTATTCTACTGTTTTGAAGATTTTTTCAAATTCTAACAATGGAATTCC encodes:
- the LOC108475102 gene encoding uncharacterized protein LOC108475102, producing MTLPRFIVLKTLRAPTYLGYKHDNGNFNGYAEFTELKVVSANAKFEVEFAKDGLVHIRSCTNNKYLERTHNLSITKRPNEEYWITITADKPEEDRSKESCTLFKAIMEDSVNKNYRFVHVQSGHYLCLWSLDTSELGRGVLANHNQVAANRDHIFKVIDWETLVILPRYVAFKGNNNRFLRLTEVEGQSSLEFSSKDVGGHSVTMKVFYMKNGDIRIKLVSSDMFWRSRQNNIQADSDDSVGNDKDTHFRAFKVDSKTIALLNVGNEKFCNCERDITRVMTDFLAATDTSITKEAYLRVIEPVLSRTIYNVRYDTENARVYNEKVLVVAQNSATNRTTQANTLDVKLSYSETNTSTWLAPFTLDLETKATFQVGVPFIGETGVEISLKYETGIEWGKTKTTTTDMEVTLQVSVPPMTKVTVYLKMTNGTCDVPFVFTQKDTLYNGTFATTNVLGNTFTGTNYYNIQYDSKEEPLTSKPPNSRNCEII